In one Carassius carassius chromosome 12, fCarCar2.1, whole genome shotgun sequence genomic region, the following are encoded:
- the LOC132154975 gene encoding CREB-regulated transcription coactivator 1-like codes for MATSNNPRKFSEKIALHNQKQAEETAAFEEVMKDLSITRAARLQLQKTQYLQLGQNRGQYYGGSLPNVNQIGNTSIDLPFQNSGLDTNRTTRHHGLVDRVYRDRNRITSPHRRPLSVDKHGRQIDSCPYASVYLSPPPDTSWRRTNSDSALHQSTFNPNPQDAFAGGSQDFQPKQVLLLTMAGTGESESDMDNGGQKQIWDHKKTTSTRHESNNIPGINIFPSPDQEMTTSLIPAAHNTGGSLPDLTNIQIPPPLPTPLDPDDSSSSFSTSNSTGNLANTHMGHTSASQAQPTVTVSIQRRHENVVPLILNTDSQQHQSLQQLSPTLSPPLSIAQAVAIDAMSLEQQLAQYAFFSQPSTQTQGVQLQQNTQLPPVSCNQTQTSVGIDINTAASLQQYRCRVGSSANQSPTSPVSNQGFSPGGSPQHSSIFGSVFGDAFYDQQLSPRQTSSLSQQLEQFNMIENSFGSSSMYTEGSTLNYSHAAMLNLTGTHGNMQDAPQLGYSSHGNIPNIIFTGDVSFDADSQFPLDELKIDPLTLDGLHMLNDPDMILADPATEDAFRMDRL; via the exons ATGGCGACCTCGAATAATCCGCGCAAATTCAGCGAAAAGATCGCGTTGCACAATCAGAAGCAAGCGGAAGAGACTGCTGCGTTCGAGGAGGTGATGAAAGACCTGAGTATTACTCGGGCGGCCCgt TTACAATTACAAAAGACTCAGTATTTACAGCTTGGTCAGAACCGAGGACAGTACTATGGCGGCTCTTTGCCAAATGTCAATCAGATTGGAAACACCTCTATTGACCTTCCCTTTCAG AATTCAGGATTGGACACAAATAGAACAACTCGTCACCATGGGCTGGTGGACAGGGTCTATCGGGACAGGAATCGCATCACGTCGCCACACCGCAGACCTCTCTCTGTGGACAAACATGGGCGTCAA ATTGATAGCTGTCCGTATGCCTCTGTGTATCTGTCACCCCCACCTGATACCAGCTGGAGGAG GACCAACTCAGACTCTGCCCTGCACCAGAGCACTTTTAACCCAAACCCACAAGATGCATTTGCAGGAGGATCTCAAGATTTCCAGCCAAAACAAG TTCTTCTTCTCACTATGGCAGGAACAGGGGAATCTGAGAGTGACATGGACAACGGAGGTCAAAAGCAGATATGGGATCACAAAAAG ACTACTTCAACAAGGCACGAGTCAAACAATATACCTGGAATCAA CATATTTCCATCTCCAGATCAGGAAATGACTACATCTCTAATCCCAGCGGCACACAACACGGGCGGCTCTCTGCCAGACCTGACCAACATCCAGATTCCCCCTCCTCTCCCCACACCTCTGGACCCTGATGACTCCTCGTCCTCTTTTAGTACCTCCAACAGCACTGGCAACCTGGCCAACACTCACATGGGCCACACTTCTGCCAGCCAAG CCCAGCCCACAGTGACCGTGAGCATTCAGCGCCGGCATGAGAATGTAGTTCCTCTGATCCTCAACACAGACTCGCAGCAGCACCAGAGTCTTCAGCAGCTGTCGCCCACCCTCTCTCCTCCGCTCTCTATAGCACAG GCGGTGGCGATAGATGCCATGTCGCTGGAGCAACAGTTGGCTCAGTATGCTTTCTTCAGTCAGCCGTCTACACAGACACAGGGGGTCCAGCTCCAGCAGAACACCCAGCTGCCACCGGTCTCATGCAACCAGACACAAACCTCTGTGGGCATTGATATTAACACG GCTGCTTCCCTCCAGCAGTACCGCTGTAGGGTGGGGTCTTCGGCCAATCAGTCTCCAACCTCTCCGGTCTCCAATCAAGGCTTCTCTCCGGGGGGCTCGCCTCAA CACTCATCTATTTTCGGAAGTGTCTTTGGCGATGCCTTTTACGACCAGCAGCTGTCCCCTCggcagaccagctctttgtctcaGCAG CTGGAACAGTTCAACATGATTGAGAATTCCTTCGGCTCAAGCAGTATGTACACTGAGGGATCCACTCTAAACTACTCTCATGCTGCGATGCTTAACCTCACTGGGACCCACGGCAACATGCAGGACGCACCGCAGCTAGGCTACAGCAGCCATGGGAATATCCCCAACATCATTTTCACAG GTGACGTGAGCTTTGACGCAGATTCCCAGTTCCCTCTGGATGAGCTGAAAATCGATCCGCTGACGCTGGACGGCCTGCACATGCTCAACGATCCAGACATGATTCTGGCCGACCCTGCAACAGAAGACGCTTTCCGGATGGACAGGCTGTAA
- the LOC132154952 gene encoding mediator of RNA polymerase II transcription subunit 26-like isoform X1, protein MTTASATPQQMRDRLLQAIDSQSNICNMVAVLDVITNLEKYPITKEALEETRLGKLINDVRKKTKDEDLAKRAKKLLRNWQKLIEPGQSDTPVRGVPNALGSANGGAHPCRTDTPPAVPPSSKVALELKTRNDIHNTYSPKAEKSSSRKRRGEQMDSLHLPPKMMKTSLYEPMYSSSPPSNGIRGNPGPLPDKDDVPSDRICMEHLENDRHNKIPINAVKPHPSSPGLTKLPSTSSLLKTSVLQQHVRMDGGGQHQGKSPRYSSSPRSIMHETMAKRSSTYAPKGTLSSPSQNSAKVPSPLPTLQPLTSPAQVSIGDGPSSVGLEGLMHLHRSTDTLSQPPHNTATMEPLSGSPLAIHGLEGVESKGERGGVTSNSEGKKRKKYRPRDYTVNLQGQSAEDRTKPVRLKERRLTFDPVTGQIKPLTPKESHHEAECQGPPIAEPSVRTEMPQQKTPTSVPNPFQQTNWKELSRNEIIQSYLNLQSNVLTSSGAQTHGAHFFMTEYLKREEHDVKETRKMHVLVPSSSPTELPGVTRDVTNEDLLRIHNEHWPGVNGCYDTKGAWFDWTDCISLDLHDDESKLNILPYVCLD, encoded by the exons ATGACAACGGCCTCCGCAACCCCGCAGCAGATGAGAGACCGGCTGCTGCAGGCCATCGATAGCCAGAGCAAT ATCTGTAACATGGTTGCAGTTCTTGATGTTATCACCAATTTGGAGAAATACCCTATCACCAAAGAAGCACTTGAG GAAACCCGCTTGGGAAAGCTGATCAATGATGTGAGAAAGAAAACAAAGGATGAGGACCTTGCCAAACGTGCCAAGAAACTCCTGCGGAACTGGCAGAAGCTGATTGAGCCCGGCCAAAGTGACACTCCTGTGAGAGGAGTGCCAAATGCCCTGGGTTCTGCCAATGGCGGTGCTCATCCCTGCCGGACAGACACGCCTCCAGCGGTTCCCCCTTCAAGCAAGGTTGCTCTTGAGCTCAAAACCAGGAATGACATCCATAACACATACTCCCCAAAGGCTGAGAAATCCAGCAGCCGAAAGCGGCGGGGAGAGCAAATGGATAGTCTGCATCTGCCACCCAAAATGATGAAGACGTCCCTTTATGAGCCAATGTATTCCTCTTCCCCACCATCAAATGGCATTAGGGGGAACCCTGGGCCACTCCCGGATAAAGATGATGTACCATCTGACAGAATCTGCATGGAACACCTTGAAAATGACAGGCACAACAAAATCCCTATCAATGCTGTGAAGCCTCATCCGAGCTCTCCGGGGCTCACCAAACTACCTAGCACTTCCTCCTTACTCAAAACGTCAGTGTTACAGCAGCACGTGAGAATGGATGGAGGTGGACAGCATCAGGGCAAAAGCCCTCGATACTCCTCAAGTCCGCGCAGCATAATGCATGAAACAATGGCCAAGAGGTCTTCAACATATGCACCTAAAGGGACTCTGTCGAGCCCGTCACAGAATTCAGCCAAAGTGCCCTCGCCTTTGCCCACACTGCAGCCTTTAACTTCGCCGGCCCAGGTGAGCATCGGCGATGGTCCATCATCTGTGGGGCTGGAAGGCTTGATGCACTTGCACCGATCTACAGATACACTTTCCCAGCCACCACACAACACTGCAACAATGGAGCCGCTCTCTGGATCCCCGCTCGCCATACACGGCTTGGAGGGCGTGGAGAGCAAGGGGGAGCGGGGAGGAGTAACCTCCAACTCGGAAGGCAAAAAGCGGAAGAAATACAGACCTAGAGACTACACGGTAAATCTTCAGGGGCAGTCCGCGGAGGACAGGACCAAACCCGTGCGTTTAAAAGAGCGTAGGTTGACATTTGACCCGGTGACCGGACAGATTAAGCCCCTCACTCCAAAAGAATCCCACCACGAGGCAGAGTGCCAAGGCCCACCAATCGCAGAGCCATCGGTGAGGACTGAGATGCCTCAGCAAAAGACACCTACGTCGGTTCCCAACCCCTTTCAACAGACAAACTGGAAAGAGCTGTCCAGAAATGAAATTATTCAATCGTACCTTAACCTTCAGAGCAATGTCCTCACATCCTCTGGAGCACAGACCCATGGGGCGCACTTTTTCATGACTGAATATTTGAAGCGGGAGGAACACGACGTCAAAGAGACccgaaaaatgcatgttttagtaCCGAGCAGCTCCCCGACAGAACTACCCGGGGTGACTCGGGACGTAACGAACGAGGACCTTCTCAGAATACATAATGAACACTGGCCAGGGGTGAATGGTTGTTATGACACCAAGGGAGCCTGGTTTGATTGGACAGATTGTATATCGTTGGATCTACATGACGATGAAAGTAAACTGAACATCCTGCCATATGTTTGCCTGGATTGA
- the LOC132154952 gene encoding mediator of RNA polymerase II transcription subunit 26-like isoform X2 has protein sequence MVAVLDVITNLEKYPITKEALEETRLGKLINDVRKKTKDEDLAKRAKKLLRNWQKLIEPGQSDTPVRGVPNALGSANGGAHPCRTDTPPAVPPSSKVALELKTRNDIHNTYSPKAEKSSSRKRRGEQMDSLHLPPKMMKTSLYEPMYSSSPPSNGIRGNPGPLPDKDDVPSDRICMEHLENDRHNKIPINAVKPHPSSPGLTKLPSTSSLLKTSVLQQHVRMDGGGQHQGKSPRYSSSPRSIMHETMAKRSSTYAPKGTLSSPSQNSAKVPSPLPTLQPLTSPAQVSIGDGPSSVGLEGLMHLHRSTDTLSQPPHNTATMEPLSGSPLAIHGLEGVESKGERGGVTSNSEGKKRKKYRPRDYTVNLQGQSAEDRTKPVRLKERRLTFDPVTGQIKPLTPKESHHEAECQGPPIAEPSVRTEMPQQKTPTSVPNPFQQTNWKELSRNEIIQSYLNLQSNVLTSSGAQTHGAHFFMTEYLKREEHDVKETRKMHVLVPSSSPTELPGVTRDVTNEDLLRIHNEHWPGVNGCYDTKGAWFDWTDCISLDLHDDESKLNILPYVCLD, from the exons ATGGTTGCAGTTCTTGATGTTATCACCAATTTGGAGAAATACCCTATCACCAAAGAAGCACTTGAG GAAACCCGCTTGGGAAAGCTGATCAATGATGTGAGAAAGAAAACAAAGGATGAGGACCTTGCCAAACGTGCCAAGAAACTCCTGCGGAACTGGCAGAAGCTGATTGAGCCCGGCCAAAGTGACACTCCTGTGAGAGGAGTGCCAAATGCCCTGGGTTCTGCCAATGGCGGTGCTCATCCCTGCCGGACAGACACGCCTCCAGCGGTTCCCCCTTCAAGCAAGGTTGCTCTTGAGCTCAAAACCAGGAATGACATCCATAACACATACTCCCCAAAGGCTGAGAAATCCAGCAGCCGAAAGCGGCGGGGAGAGCAAATGGATAGTCTGCATCTGCCACCCAAAATGATGAAGACGTCCCTTTATGAGCCAATGTATTCCTCTTCCCCACCATCAAATGGCATTAGGGGGAACCCTGGGCCACTCCCGGATAAAGATGATGTACCATCTGACAGAATCTGCATGGAACACCTTGAAAATGACAGGCACAACAAAATCCCTATCAATGCTGTGAAGCCTCATCCGAGCTCTCCGGGGCTCACCAAACTACCTAGCACTTCCTCCTTACTCAAAACGTCAGTGTTACAGCAGCACGTGAGAATGGATGGAGGTGGACAGCATCAGGGCAAAAGCCCTCGATACTCCTCAAGTCCGCGCAGCATAATGCATGAAACAATGGCCAAGAGGTCTTCAACATATGCACCTAAAGGGACTCTGTCGAGCCCGTCACAGAATTCAGCCAAAGTGCCCTCGCCTTTGCCCACACTGCAGCCTTTAACTTCGCCGGCCCAGGTGAGCATCGGCGATGGTCCATCATCTGTGGGGCTGGAAGGCTTGATGCACTTGCACCGATCTACAGATACACTTTCCCAGCCACCACACAACACTGCAACAATGGAGCCGCTCTCTGGATCCCCGCTCGCCATACACGGCTTGGAGGGCGTGGAGAGCAAGGGGGAGCGGGGAGGAGTAACCTCCAACTCGGAAGGCAAAAAGCGGAAGAAATACAGACCTAGAGACTACACGGTAAATCTTCAGGGGCAGTCCGCGGAGGACAGGACCAAACCCGTGCGTTTAAAAGAGCGTAGGTTGACATTTGACCCGGTGACCGGACAGATTAAGCCCCTCACTCCAAAAGAATCCCACCACGAGGCAGAGTGCCAAGGCCCACCAATCGCAGAGCCATCGGTGAGGACTGAGATGCCTCAGCAAAAGACACCTACGTCGGTTCCCAACCCCTTTCAACAGACAAACTGGAAAGAGCTGTCCAGAAATGAAATTATTCAATCGTACCTTAACCTTCAGAGCAATGTCCTCACATCCTCTGGAGCACAGACCCATGGGGCGCACTTTTTCATGACTGAATATTTGAAGCGGGAGGAACACGACGTCAAAGAGACccgaaaaatgcatgttttagtaCCGAGCAGCTCCCCGACAGAACTACCCGGGGTGACTCGGGACGTAACGAACGAGGACCTTCTCAGAATACATAATGAACACTGGCCAGGGGTGAATGGTTGTTATGACACCAAGGGAGCCTGGTTTGATTGGACAGATTGTATATCGTTGGATCTACATGACGATGAAAGTAAACTGAACATCCTGCCATATGTTTGCCTGGATTGA
- the LOC132154968 gene encoding calponin-2-like codes for MSSQFNRGPAYGFSAEVKSKIAQKYDPQKEEELRIWIEGITGRSIGDDFQKGLKNGVILCELINKLQPGSIKKISQSSQNWHQLENLTNFIKAITTYGLKPHDIFEANDLFENGNMTQVQTTLLALAGMAKTKGIHSSVDIGVKYAERQERAFDEEKMKAGQCVIGLQMGTNKCASQAGMNAYGTRRHLYDAKAHILPPMDHSTISLQMGTNKGASQAGMTAPGTRRAIYDQKLGTDKCDNSTMSLQMGYTQGANQSGQNFGLGRQIYDAKYCPQGAPSAGGEADTGYTDYQDEGYQGYQDDGQDY; via the exons ATGTCTTCTCAGTTCAACAGAGGTCCAGCATACGGGTTTTCAGCGGAAGTGAAAAGCAAG ATTGCACAGAAGTATGACCCTCAGAAAGAGGAAGAATTACGAATTTGGATTGAGGGCATTACCGGGCGCTCAATTGGAGATGACTTTCAGAAAGGGTTAAAAAATGGTGTCATACTCTGCGA GCTCATAAACAAACTTCAGCCAGGGTCTATTAAAAAGATCAGCCAGTCATCGCAAAACTGGCATCAG CTGGAGAACCTGACCAACTTCATTAAAGCGATCACCACCTACGGACTCAAACCACACGATATTTTTGAAGCCAATGATCTGTTTGAGAATGGAAATATGACACAGGTTCAGACCACCCTCCTGGCTCTTGCTGGCATG GCTAAAACCAAGGGCATCCACTCAAGTGTAGACATTGGAGTGAAATATGCAGAAAGACAGGAGAGGGCATTTGATGAAGAGAAAATGAAAGCCGGGCAATGTGTCATTGGATTACAG ATGGGAACAAATAAATGTGCAAGTCAAGCTGGAATGAATGCCTATGGCACCAGAAGGCACCTGTACGATGCCAAGGCACACATTCTACCACCAATGGACCATTCAACCATCAGTCTTCAGATGGGAACCAACAAGGGTGCTAGCCAG GCTGGTATGACTGCTCCAGGGACCCGCCGTGCCATCTACGACCAGAAATTAGGCACAGATAAGTGTGACAACTCCACAATGTCTCTTCAAATGGGCTACACTCAAGGTGCCAACCAAAGCGGGCAGAATTTCGGGCTTGGCCGTCAGATCTATGATGCCAAATATTGCCCCCAAGGTGCACCCAGTGCAGGTGGAGAGGCTGACACTGGCTACACGGATTACCAAGACGAGGGATACCAGGGTTATCAGGATGATGGTCAAGATTACTGA